One Gossypium arboreum isolate Shixiya-1 chromosome 13, ASM2569848v2, whole genome shotgun sequence genomic window, ACCTTTGATACAATACAATTATACAATTATTACTAACCATAACATAGTAGTACAATACAAGAACGCAGATTTCGAGTATAGAACTCAGTTTATTATTTGTAACATTGATTTTAAGCCATAACCGGGAGTTTACTTGTTGATATGGGCATGATTTTAATTGGAAACTGGTGGTGAGAGGCCAGCAAAGACATGGAGCAACTCCCCGTTGTCGATGTGCCTTGCTGGGTCGGAAAAGGCAAAAAGGAAGAATTCCATGAAATCGAAGTCCTTGAAAAGTTGAGGATGTTGGTCATCTATAAGCTCTTTGGGTGTCTTGATTATGGTACCCTCATTTGGAATGGCAAAGGCTGCTATAGAGTATCGATCTTTGTCTCCGCTCATCATCACTCTGTGATTTACTGATTTCAACCTTCCATTACTCCATGCCTTCAATTTCCAAAATCAACATCAATAGgtataaattttatgataagtATTCACATTTAACATCAATAATCTAAAATATATTATGAACATGATAAACTAGTTATTCAAAATTTAAACTCGagatttaatttgaaaatattaCTAAATATTTTATGGTAATTAATTGTTCACATTATCTATATATAACTTATTTTactgtttaaaaaataaaattttctctcATTAATAAAGTAATTCTAAAACGTAAAATATTTGAACTTAATtattgtataaaattttattatatttcatgttttattcataTAGATCATAAAATTTaagttttattaaataaaattaaatattaatcatatacACAAACATACCCTGAGAGGATCTCCAACCACATAGACAAAAGAAGAAGGAGATAAATTGGTCAACTTGATCCATTGGCCATCGTTGACCTCAATTTCCAATCCTGAAACTTGATCCTCACAAATAAGTGTGCTGACTGGTTTATCAGTATGAGCAAAGAGTCCTCTCTCATACTCCCCCGGTGGAGGAGCCATATATTTCATCATCCGCACTAATGTTGTGTAGTTCAACTTCAATGAGTCATCTCCTAATCCATAACTATCAATTAGCATTAACCAGATTAATTTGTTTAGCTCCTCCATTTGTGTTCCAATAGTATGTATAGTGTCGCTGAGacaaaaaatcaaataattaacaTGATTtgtaagatttaaaattttaccacCAATCTTTTGTCACTCCACTATGCTTTAGTTGACAACCTAAAATTTAACTTAATGATTCATATAATACCAATACTTATAATTCCTTATCATATTATGAACAtctaatatttaaaaatagataTTGTCAgttctaaataaaaaattttataatatttaaaaagttgAAGAATTATTGTTACCAAAAGTGTGGGTGACCTTCAGGCCACATAAGTTGAGTAAAGCTTTTAACAGAGTCATAGTTGGAGGCATTTCCAATTCCGAAACCTTCATACAACAAAGAAACTTGCTCGCATGGTCCAACCCACCCATGATAAGGCATGGGACTAGTGTTCTTTTGTTTCCTTTCCACCGGGACCTCAACCAATTCTTTCATCAACCCAAAACTCTCTTCTCGGACTTTCGTCGATATCGTATCATAAACCACCTCAAAACAACCGAATTTCTCACAAGCCTCTTGAACCTTTTTGCACAAATTGCGCCATCCATCGGTTCCTCGCTTCAAATCCGATGAACGGAACTCAATGGCTGGAAACTTATTCTCAGCATTGACACCCatgttcttaattttttttttatactcTCAAGGGAAGGTTTCCTTGAACTAAATTAGCTTGATAATTAACTTGGTTTTCTTTACGTAGAGATTTAGGTCTATTTATAGCTTGTAAATTAACTTCccaattttttaatttgattatcTAAGCGCAGGAAACTTTGAACGCTActgaatataaaatataaaatataaaatatatatttaagggTTGAATTCAAATAATACTATTTTATTTAGGGTATCAAATCAAGCAACATGTTAACCTAACTATAAATAAGATTATCCAACACACATTGAAGATTATACAAGCAAAATAAAGTTGAAgattcaaatttcatttcatCCATTAAAAACTTgtattgtataaaatttaattaaaaaatatacacatactaattttttaatttcatttctaatgTATAAAATAAAACCCTTGAATTAAATCAAATAACTTGTAATTGCAAAAGAAAATCAAACATGTGGATTCTTAATCAATTGGTCaaattaatctttttttttttcaatccatGACTTAATTTTCACATGTCACAATATGAAACATAAATAAAGAGAAAGTATTATAAAGAGAAAGTATTGTGTGAAACCGTGATTTCATGTCATCTCTATTCCTTTTTAATAAGAGCATGACAAATTAGATTTTTCCTCTTGTTTTTCAGATTTTTTctcttgaaaaaaattcaaatccaactaaaaatgCAAAAAATCAGGAGAAAAAAATCTTATTTGTCATGCTCCTATTGAAAAGGGATAAAGATAGCATGAAATCACAATTTCATCGAATCCCTTCTCCATTAATAAATAAGTCTAAGACATTAGTGTTTATATTCTCGTAGGCATAAACACAGGTACATAAGGTTAGCTAAAATAAAACATGTTGGTTATAATGGACAAATGTGAATGTATTTAAATTCATTcatatcttttaatattttaatatatataattttatttaataattaataattttatgtatatatttcttttacatcattatactttattatttaaatataaataaattaacatatttttaaatataattatttgataCATTGTGAGTGTGATTTTTAAATTCCACAAGAAAATTGAAAGTGTAGTAAGTGATATATTTATCTAAATATTTAAGTTCTTTTTCTTACTACACACGATAATATACTTGTCAAACTCTCAATTTACTTATGGAGTGTAAAAAACTTCGTCGTCGGTATATCAAATAAATTTCTATTTGTAATAGGGTGAATATTTGGTACagtgataattttttttttatttcacaagttGTGTCTCttttcttaattttaaaatatttttttaatattttactatattttatagAATACTTATCAACTTTAaccttgcaaaataattaataagtataatattagaataaaatattaaaaaataaatatcttttaaaaataaaatgacaatTAACCAAGCAAAACCAGTGACGCCCACTGatccaaaaataaaatgataCGGTGCTTAGTATTATATTAAGACTTGAAGAGGTTGAATATTCAAAATTTATCAATTGAAAAAGTTGACGCAGTTTTTTAGTACTACTTAGAGCAGTTTTTGGATTAGTACCAATTGGTCGTCATACGTGAGTCGgtaaattttgataataaaatttattcGGCTAAGATTTCTGTTATTATTTTGGATGattttcattcatccttaatATTCGAATTTCACGTAGTAATATATCTTCGATATTGATTTTAATTTGAATTGAGGAAATCAACTTCTCAAATATGATGAATTGAATCGAAATAGACTGCACTAAGAAAAATATCTTGAAAGTTTAAGAATTATCTTGAGTTATTTGAAGATATTCTTTATACATATTATGTTACTTGTTTCGAGGTAAGATTCATTGTAAATGATATAAAATGTTAGCAAGTCTTAATTacttatatattgagatgatttgTATAAGTTATGTACTAAACCGAGAGTACCTATTCTTATTCATTAAATAGTGTTTTTTGAATGGATTGAGTGAAATAATCAAATGTGTGATTTAGTgtcataatttttttcaaaagagAAATTTAGAGGAGAAATATCTAGAACTTAAGTACAAAGATGAAAAGTCTAAACTCATTAATGTTAaagtttgaaaatatttattatacaaaATGGTAAGATAAAATATTCTCTCTAACCAAAGTCTCTGAAGAAACAAACTGCATAAACATATAATGTGTTGATGGTTTTTCTACGTTTTTCAATGTTGGTGTCCGAGCAGATGTTAGCACAGTTCAAAGCTTGAGCTTGAGTTTAAATGACTCATTCTGTCTTTTTAAAACAAACTTGGGTTTTGAATATTCAACTtttagataaaattaaaaaattgttttaaGAGTATACTAACATACCCTTTATCTTCGTCCATGTTTAGATGATCTCAAAATACAATAACAAAGTAAACTTGACTGGCCCACATGATTCGTTTTTacattttaaaagataataaaatattaaaaaatatactaGTGTATTAATATAATATGAATCTTGCATGGGAGGGATGTTTCGCCAACAAACACCTGGCTTGTTTTCATGCCACCTTTAGGTAAGTGATGACACCTAGCCTTAACATATTCAAAGCCCCACCAATTCTCTTAGCCATTACTTCATGGTTTATTTCCCATTAAAGCCCTTATAACTTTACGAAAAAGTCTAGGGAATTCAAATTTTAATGGACCATTACCACACCAATGATCCCCCAAAACAACGTATCCTTTCCATTCCCTACCTTCCATTTGAAATCTTTATCTCCCATCCATCTATTTACTCTAGCATCAAAAGTGTTTTCCACAATCCCTCTCCAAACCGTCGATATATCTTTCAAATTGTTCGCATCAAATCGCCATTGTTTAGTGGTAGAACCATACTTAGCTAAAATCACTTTGCTCCACATCACATTTTTATCCACCATCAATCGCCATCTCCATTTTGCTAAGAGAACTTTATTCTTTATCTCAAGGTTAACCACTCCGGCTCCTCTTATGCACTGGAAAGGGCTATGGGCGTTATTTAGCTTTCATGGAGAGGTGAAAGATGCTTTTGTTCCAATCAAGAAAAGCAAAGATGGAACAAGGTTCAGATTTTTTAGGTATTCAAACGACACTGATGCTCATAGGGCGATTGAAAGGCTCAATGGTTTCGTTTTACTTGGATATAGAATAGGAGTGAAAATGGCTAGTTTCAGAGGTAAAAGGAAGATCTGGAAGAGAAGGAGTACTAATGCCAATGACTTAGGAATAAGGATCAATATAGTTTCGAAAAGGATAGAAATGATAACGGAAAGGGAGATATCTCTGCTTGCTCGAAGGAGGATTTTATTAAAAATAGGGATTATTTGGAAGAGGATGGGAATCAAACAAGAGGGGTTATAGGTTTTGTGGATGAAGAACAGTTATGGAAATTGCAAAGATGCTTGGTG contains:
- the LOC108465399 gene encoding probable 2-oxoglutarate-dependent dioxygenase AOP1, with the translated sequence MGVNAENKFPAIEFRSSDLKRGTDGWRNLCKKVQEACEKFGCFEVVYDTISTKVREESFGLMKELVEVPVERKQKNTSPMPYHGWVGPCEQVSLLYEGFGIGNASNYDSVKSFTQLMWPEGHPHFCDTIHTIGTQMEELNKLIWLMLIDSYGLGDDSLKLNYTTLVRMMKYMAPPPGEYERGLFAHTDKPVSTLICEDQVSGLEIEVNDGQWIKLTNLSPSSFVYVVGDPLRAWSNGRLKSVNHRVMMSGDKDRYSIAAFAIPNEGTIIKTPKELIDDQHPQLFKDFDFMEFFLFAFSDPARHIDNGELLHVFAGLSPPVSN